A portion of the Cololabis saira isolate AMF1-May2022 chromosome 17, fColSai1.1, whole genome shotgun sequence genome contains these proteins:
- the ftr14l gene encoding tripartite motif-containing protein 16: MSRSSALDLDRYSSLDKSRRSASSSQTRAKAKPGEVLCDFCTSRKQKAEKSCLVCLASYCEAHLQSHYDYPTLMKHKLVKATGQMREKVCAQHDKLLEAFCRTDQTSVCVLCMMDEHKHHDIVPAGTERTEKQKQLGTTLHKSQYRIDQRIKKWQDLRQSVESVKHSAQTVLEENERIFTELLLTIERKYNEAKEMIRSHERITVTRGEILLDRMEEEITLLRKKHHNLEKLSHTDDHIHFLQSWQSLSGPSGYEDLNNINVAPNYSFDASKRAIAAMKIQIEEDIKMEMSKIAAAVKEVYITQEAETKTSRESTLRLEPRIREEPQTREDFLKYSCQLTLDVNTIHPNLHLSEGNKTATMKNEPKNYPDHPDRFDHWQQVLCKESVSGTRCYWEVDWKGTEVDVAVTYRGIRRKGNGNDCSLGWNDRSWSLYCSDSKVSFVHNNKNKDIPARVSSRIGIYLDHATGTLAFYSVSNGMQLLHTVQTTFTEPLYPAFSVWGFGTSIRL, from the exons ATGTCCCGCTCTAGTGCTCTGGATTTAGACAGATACAGCAGCTTGGATAAATCCCGTCGGTCGGCTAGTAGCAGCCAGACCAGGGCCAAGGCCAAGCCTGGGGAAGTCCTGTGTGACTTTTGCACATCAAGGAAGCAGAAGGCTGAGAAGTCCTGCTTGGTGTGTCTGGCATCCTACTGCGAGGCCCACCTCCAGTCACACTATGACTACCCTACCCTGATGAAGCACAAACTGGTCAAAGCAACGGGTCAGATGAGAGAGAAGGTCTGTGCACAGCATGACAAGTTGTTGGAGGCTTTTTGTCGCACGGATCAGACATCAGTCTGTGTTCTCTGCATGATGGATGAACACAAACACCACGACATCGTTCCAGCTGGAACTGAGAGGACGGAGAAGCAA AAACAACTTGGCACCACGCTGCACAAATCTCAATACAGGATTGACCAGAGAATTAAAAAGTGGCAGGATCTAAGACAATCTGTCGAATCAGTTAAA CACTCTGCTCAGACAGTCCTAGAGGAGAATGAACGGATTTTCACCGAGCTTCTGCTTACTATAGAGAGGAAGTACAATGAAGCCAAGGAAATGATCCGTTCCCATGAAAGGATCACTGTGACAAGGGGTGAGATACTTCTAGACCGCATGGAGGAGGAGATCACTCTGCTGAGGAAGAAGCACCACAACCTGGAGAAGCTCTCACACACCGATGATCACATACACTTTCTACAG AGCTGGCAGTCTCTGTCTGGCCCCTCTGGATATGAAGACCTAAACAACATCAACGTCGCTCCCAATTACTCTTTTGATGCTTCAAAGAGAGCCATCGCTGCAATGAAAATACAAATAGAAGAAGACATCAAGAtggaaatgagcaaaatagccgCAGCAG TAAAAGAAGTGTACATCACACAAGAAGCTGAAACAAAGACAAGTAGAGAATCAACTCTGAGGTTAGAGCCAAGGATCAGAGAAGAACCACAGACGAGAGAAGACTTCCTGAAAT ATTCTTGCCAGTTGACTCTGGATGTTAATACCATCCACCCCAATCTTCACCTCTCCGAGGGTAACAAGACAGCTACCATGAAAAACGAACCCAAGAACTACCCTGATCATCCAGATCGATTTGATCATTGGCAACAG GTGTTATGCAAGGAGAGCGTGAGTGGAACCCGCTGTTACTGGGAAGTGGACTGGAAGGGCACAGAGGTGGACGTTGCGGTTACCTACAGAGGAATCCGACGCAAAGGGAATGGCAATGACTGCAGTCTGGGCTGGAATGACAGGTCCTGGAGTTTGTACTGCAGCGATTCCAAAGTGTCCTTTGtgcacaacaataaaaataaagacatcccAGCACGGGTGTCCTCCCGTATTGGGATCTACCTGGACCATGCTACTGGAACGCTTGCATTTTACAGTGTCTCTAATGGCATGCAGCTTCTGCACACAGTCCAGACTACGTTCACAGAGCCCCTCTATCCTGCTTTCAGCGTGTGGGGCTTTGGGACTTCTATAAGACTGTAG